One window of the Shewanella maritima genome contains the following:
- a CDS encoding LysR family transcriptional regulator: MKIELLTTFLEVSQTLHVRVAAENLYLTQAAISSRIKQLEEELGVLLFDRTQKRLKLTAEGHRLVKHANEMVMMWQKLKHDVGVTQDSSQQLFVGSMMSIWDIVLQDWLQKIHRNLDDVHLHTHTYSPLELRKQIISRLIDIAFLFEPPFMEDIVSEKVASVPLQLVSTEKDITTNELENMIMVDYGKR; the protein is encoded by the coding sequence GTGAAGATTGAGCTACTGACCACCTTCTTAGAAGTGAGCCAAACCTTGCATGTCAGAGTGGCTGCGGAAAACCTTTACCTAACTCAGGCCGCAATTAGTAGCCGAATCAAACAACTTGAAGAAGAGCTGGGTGTACTGCTATTTGACCGTACCCAAAAACGTTTAAAGCTCACTGCCGAAGGGCACAGACTGGTGAAGCATGCTAATGAAATGGTGATGATGTGGCAGAAACTAAAGCATGACGTAGGAGTAACACAGGATAGCTCACAGCAGCTATTTGTCGGCTCCATGATGTCTATTTGGGATATCGTATTGCAAGATTGGCTGCAAAAAATTCATCGTAATCTCGACGATGTACATCTTCACACCCATACCTACTCGCCACTAGAGCTTAGAAAGCAAATCATCAGTCGACTTATCGATATCGCCTTCTTATTCGAACCGCCATTCATGGAAGATATTGTTAGCGAAAAAGTAGCTAGTGTACCGCTGCAGCTAGTCTCGACAGAGAAAGACATCACTACAAATGAGCTAGAAAATATGATTATGGTTGACTATGGGAAGCGGTGA
- a CDS encoding mechanosensitive ion channel family protein → MLEQIKYWLTYPLFTFNERVIRVMEVLAVPLWLLLSIWLAHYFISKLGDRLRSKNKDPNIVHLVQRLLYIVALAVIFITTLSMLNVPITAFAFLSGAIAIGFGFGAQNIINNFISGWILMGEKPIRIGDFLEVEGVKGIVEEINTRSTRVRRVDGVHMLIPNSKLLENTVINWTLRDKLIRGTVSVGVAYGSDCSKVRDIILSVANEQPETLEDSGKEPQVFFQDFGDNALVFEVYFWINSQVEGGLRRVASNIRFDLDKAFNNQGVTVAFPQRDVHLDGTLNIISKA, encoded by the coding sequence ATGTTAGAGCAAATTAAATACTGGTTGACTTACCCCTTGTTTACGTTCAATGAGCGAGTGATAAGGGTAATGGAGGTGCTAGCAGTACCATTGTGGTTACTGTTAAGTATATGGTTAGCCCACTATTTTATATCAAAGTTAGGGGACAGATTACGTAGCAAAAACAAAGACCCTAATATTGTTCACTTGGTCCAGCGCCTGCTATACATTGTCGCGTTAGCTGTGATTTTTATCACTACGCTTTCCATGTTGAATGTCCCTATAACTGCGTTTGCTTTTTTATCTGGTGCTATCGCTATAGGCTTTGGTTTTGGTGCGCAAAATATCATTAACAACTTTATTAGTGGTTGGATATTAATGGGTGAAAAACCAATTCGAATTGGTGACTTTTTAGAAGTAGAGGGCGTTAAGGGAATAGTAGAAGAAATTAACACTCGCTCGACCCGTGTTCGCCGTGTTGATGGGGTGCACATGTTGATCCCAAATTCGAAGTTGCTTGAGAATACCGTTATCAATTGGACGCTTAGAGATAAGTTGATTAGAGGAACGGTTTCAGTAGGTGTAGCTTATGGCAGTGATTGCTCAAAGGTCAGAGATATTATCTTATCTGTCGCCAACGAACAGCCTGAAACGTTAGAAGACAGTGGTAAAGAGCCTCAAGTGTTCTTTCAAGACTTTGGCGACAATGCTTTAGTGTTCGAGGTGTATTTTTGGATAAACTCGCAGGTAGAAGGTGGGCTGCGCCGCGTGGCAAGCAATATCCGATTTGATCTAGATAAAGCATTTAATAATCAAGGCGTAACTGTTGCATTTCCACAACGTGATGTACATTTAGATGGCACCTTGAATATTATCAGTAAAGCTTAG
- a CDS encoding tyrosine-protein phosphatase — protein MITHPYDALKLDNGAQLIFTPCPGTKGSSIDDSVATLKQAGADVLLTLMFDKEMAENNASDLAAVCYANEMNWLQLPIADDAAPGQEFETAWEQHKDAIVSVLNKQGSVAVHCKGGSGRTGLVIGIILRALGLPRDEVVKQVQALRPKALKHPVQLAYFLKY, from the coding sequence ATGATCACTCACCCTTACGATGCACTCAAGTTAGACAATGGCGCGCAGCTTATTTTTACCCCGTGCCCTGGCACCAAAGGCAGTAGTATTGATGATTCGGTGGCAACACTTAAGCAAGCTGGCGCTGATGTGCTGTTAACCCTGATGTTTGATAAAGAGATGGCTGAAAACAATGCCAGCGATCTGGCCGCTGTTTGTTACGCCAACGAAATGAACTGGCTGCAACTACCTATAGCTGATGATGCCGCGCCTGGACAGGAGTTCGAAACCGCCTGGGAGCAACATAAAGATGCGATCGTGTCTGTGCTGAATAAGCAAGGGAGTGTTGCCGTGCATTGCAAAGGTGGCTCAGGGCGTACTGGTCTAGTTATTGGTATCATTTTACGGGCATTAGGCTTACCACGCGATGAGGTGGTTAAGCAGGTTCAAGCACTGCGCCCCAAAGCGTTAAAACACCCAGTGCAATTAGCGTACTTTTTGAAGTACTAG
- the rimK gene encoding 30S ribosomal protein S6--L-glutamate ligase, whose translation MKIAILSRNENLYSTRRLKEACIARGHEVDVIDTLHCYMDITSSRPAVRYHGEELPQYDAIIPRIGASVTFYGTAVARQFEMMGTFNINESVAISRSRDKLRSLQLLSRKGIGLPRTGFASRPDNIKDLIKNVGGAPLVIKLLEGTQGIGVVLADTAKAAESIIEAFMGVRANILVQEYIKEAGGADIRCLVVGGRVVAAMKRQGAEGEFRSNLHRGGSAEIVKLTKEERATAIKAAKAMGLNFCGVDLLRSHNGPMVMEVNSSPGLEGIEAATGLDVAGKVIEFLENNAKFNATKTKGRG comes from the coding sequence ATGAAAATCGCAATTTTATCTAGAAACGAAAACCTATATTCAACTCGTCGTTTAAAAGAAGCCTGCATAGCGCGTGGTCATGAAGTTGATGTTATCGATACTTTGCATTGCTATATGGATATCACGAGCAGTCGTCCAGCGGTGCGTTATCACGGCGAAGAGCTGCCTCAGTACGATGCCATTATTCCACGTATTGGTGCCTCGGTGACCTTCTATGGCACTGCTGTCGCCAGACAGTTTGAAATGATGGGTACCTTTAACATTAATGAGTCGGTAGCCATTAGCCGTTCGCGCGATAAATTACGCTCACTGCAGCTATTATCACGTAAAGGGATAGGGTTGCCACGCACAGGTTTCGCAAGCAGACCAGACAACATTAAAGACTTGATTAAAAATGTAGGCGGCGCACCGCTGGTAATTAAGCTGCTAGAGGGCACTCAAGGCATTGGTGTGGTGCTGGCTGATACAGCCAAGGCAGCAGAAAGCATTATTGAAGCCTTTATGGGTGTAAGAGCCAATATTTTAGTGCAAGAGTACATCAAAGAAGCTGGCGGGGCAGATATTCGCTGCTTAGTGGTTGGCGGTCGAGTTGTCGCGGCAATGAAGCGTCAAGGCGCTGAAGGTGAGTTTAGATCTAACTTACATCGAGGTGGTAGCGCTGAAATCGTTAAGTTGACTAAAGAAGAGCGCGCAACGGCAATCAAGGCGGCAAAAGCGATGGGACTCAACTTTTGTGGCGTTGACTTACTGCGCTCTCACAATGGCCCTATGGTGATGGAAGTGAACTCTTCGCCAGGTCTTGAAGGTATTGAAGCTGCAACAGGCTTAGATGTGGCGGGTAAGGTGATTGAGTTTTTGGAAAACAACGCCAAATTCAATGCCACCAAAACTAAAGGGCGAGGTTAG
- a CDS encoding ATP-dependent zinc protease, with protein sequence MNGRMIIGHIENIELPELGIKQLTVRVDTGAQTSSLHVDNIQRTHIGHKPAVSFDIHPEIHNVDKTVPCTALLHDIRKVKSSNGLSEQRYVIKTPAVLGAHKWDIEITLTDRSDMTYLMLLGRQALGEHFYMDAANAFIASQV encoded by the coding sequence ATGAATGGCCGTATGATTATTGGACATATCGAAAATATCGAGTTGCCAGAGCTTGGGATTAAACAGTTAACGGTAAGGGTTGATACCGGCGCGCAAACGTCGTCGTTACATGTCGATAATATTCAGCGTACGCATATTGGGCACAAGCCTGCGGTGTCGTTTGATATTCACCCAGAAATCCACAACGTGGATAAAACTGTGCCCTGCACTGCGTTGTTGCATGATATTCGCAAAGTGAAGTCTTCGAACGGCTTAAGTGAGCAGCGTTATGTCATCAAAACACCAGCGGTGTTAGGGGCACATAAATGGGATATTGAAATTACCCTGACAGATAGATCAGATATGACTTATCTGATGCTACTAGGTAGACAGGCATTAGGTGAGCATTTTTATATGGATGCGGCAAACGCGTTTATTGCATCTCAGGTTTAA
- the arsB gene encoding ACR3 family arsenite efflux transporter encodes MGIFERYLSLWVGLSIALGVALGLWQPQVFEVIATLEVASVNLVVAVFIWVMIYPMMVQIDFAAVKDVRKNPQGLILTLVINWLIKPFTMAALGWLFFKVLFIDFVDPESAQEYIAGMILLGVAPCTAMVFVWSQLTKGDPNYTLVQVSVNDVIMVFAFAPITALLLGVSDIQVPWETLLVSVVLYVLLPLIAGVITRKKLNAKGSQGLDVLLSTLKPWSMVGLLATVVLLFGFQANTIVSQPQTIALIAVPLVLQTYGIFIIAYLAAKWMKLPHNIAAPSSLIGTSNFFELAVAVAISLFGLHSGAALATVVGVLVEVPVMLSLVAIVNRSKNWFNQA; translated from the coding sequence ATGGGAATTTTTGAGCGCTATTTGTCTTTATGGGTTGGGCTAAGTATTGCCCTTGGCGTCGCACTTGGCTTGTGGCAACCACAGGTATTTGAGGTTATTGCTACGCTTGAGGTTGCCAGTGTTAATCTGGTGGTTGCTGTTTTCATATGGGTGATGATTTACCCAATGATGGTACAGATAGATTTTGCCGCAGTGAAAGATGTGCGCAAAAATCCACAAGGTTTAATCCTTACCTTAGTGATTAATTGGTTAATCAAACCTTTCACCATGGCGGCGTTAGGCTGGTTGTTCTTCAAGGTGCTGTTTATTGACTTTGTCGACCCAGAGTCTGCACAAGAGTACATAGCAGGCATGATTTTGCTTGGGGTAGCACCTTGTACTGCTATGGTATTTGTGTGGTCCCAGCTCACTAAGGGCGACCCTAACTATACCTTGGTACAAGTGTCGGTGAACGACGTGATTATGGTTTTTGCATTTGCGCCAATCACAGCCTTGTTACTGGGGGTGAGTGATATTCAAGTCCCTTGGGAGACCCTGCTAGTTTCGGTCGTTTTATACGTGCTTTTACCACTCATTGCTGGCGTGATTACCCGCAAAAAGCTTAATGCTAAAGGTTCGCAAGGGCTGGATGTGCTGCTGTCGACATTAAAGCCTTGGTCTATGGTAGGTTTACTTGCCACTGTGGTGCTGCTATTTGGTTTTCAAGCCAATACCATTGTGAGTCAGCCACAAACCATCGCCTTAATTGCAGTGCCGCTAGTGCTACAAACTTATGGTATTTTTATCATCGCTTATCTGGCTGCAAAGTGGATGAAGCTGCCTCATAATATTGCTGCGCCATCGAGCTTGATTGGCACATCTAACTTCTTTGAGCTTGCTGTTGCGGTTGCCATTTCGTTATTTGGTCTACATTCAGGTGCAGCACTCGCAACGGTAGTCGGTGTATTAGTTGAGGTGCCGGTGATGTTATCACTTGTGGCAATAGTGAATCGCAGCAAAAATTGGTTTAATCAGGCATAG
- a CDS encoding succinylglutamate desuccinylase/aspartoacylase family protein has product MKKVIDSLIIGEHTILPGQTKKIDLPVAKLYTDADVHLPIYIIRGKKPGPTMFVSAAVHGDELNGIEIIRRLINLKGFKISAGTLIAVPMVNVYGVVNQSRYMPDRRDLNRSFPGSAKGSLAARVANKFLKEVVSHCDYGIDLHTGAIHRSNLPQIRAHLQDEQTLALAKAFGVPVILNSEIIDGSLRDAAVENGTRVLLYEAGEALRFDEYSIRAGIQGIVNVLRHLNMMPKGRARKGVVNQFVANNSGWVRATSSGIVSHHFELGDQVKKGDVLADIGSPYGERLGQVLANKSGVIIGKQNIPLVQEGEAMYHIAYFKEDDEHIAEHIEIAEELVNKIDTNEGLL; this is encoded by the coding sequence ATGAAAAAAGTTATCGATAGCTTAATCATTGGCGAGCACACTATTTTACCTGGGCAGACTAAGAAAATTGATTTGCCAGTAGCTAAGCTATATACGGACGCTGACGTGCATTTGCCAATTTATATCATTCGCGGCAAAAAGCCGGGACCAACGATGTTTGTGAGTGCTGCAGTACATGGTGATGAGTTAAATGGCATCGAAATTATTCGCCGTTTAATTAACCTTAAGGGTTTTAAGATCTCGGCAGGCACTTTGATTGCTGTGCCTATGGTCAATGTTTACGGCGTGGTCAACCAAAGCCGCTATATGCCAGATAGAAGAGATTTAAACCGTAGTTTTCCTGGCTCGGCAAAAGGCTCATTGGCTGCGCGAGTAGCGAATAAATTCCTTAAGGAAGTGGTGAGCCATTGCGACTATGGCATTGATTTGCATACTGGTGCGATTCATCGTTCTAATCTGCCGCAAATACGCGCCCATTTGCAGGATGAGCAAACCCTAGCGCTTGCCAAAGCCTTTGGCGTGCCAGTGATTTTGAACTCCGAGATTATTGATGGTTCATTGCGCGATGCTGCGGTAGAAAATGGCACCCGAGTGCTACTTTATGAGGCCGGTGAAGCGCTACGGTTTGACGAATACTCAATTCGTGCCGGGATCCAAGGCATTGTAAACGTGTTAAGGCACTTAAACATGATGCCCAAGGGGCGAGCGCGTAAAGGGGTCGTGAACCAGTTTGTTGCCAACAATAGCGGCTGGGTAAGAGCGACTAGCAGCGGTATTGTTAGCCACCATTTTGAATTGGGCGACCAAGTGAAAAAAGGCGATGTACTTGCAGACATTGGCAGTCCTTATGGCGAGCGACTAGGTCAAGTGCTTGCTAACAAAAGTGGGGTCATTATCGGTAAGCAAAACATTCCGCTAGTGCAAGAGGGTGAGGCTATGTATCACATCGCTTATTTTAAAGAAGATGATGAACACATTGCCGAGCATATTGAGATCGCAGAAGAGTTAGTTAACAAGATTGATACTAACGAGGGCTTGTTATGA
- a CDS encoding DUF885 domain-containing protein, with amino-acid sequence MIKKTLKWFGLGTVGLTAVAASFAAHEWYAEKPVFFRAFLDRELVKMAIESPETLTSLGVLESVGINGHNAHLDDVDPQKDEELFVKAAKFKRTLVQYDDSSLNTNEQFSKQIALYLLDTLAAYEPYKHHNYPANQMFGVQSGFPSFMQAQHAITSVTDANNYLSRLAEVERKFGQYVHGLQIRENKGIIPPRFVIDRVLDEMIAFVDTPADENILYTSFKEKLDKLSEIDRTEYQTLLAKAQIAINESVYPAYDLFITYFSGLRNKAGDDHGYWHLPDGDKAYDVALRFFTTTDYSAEQIHQLGLQEVARIHQEMLSLFEQEGVDTSNGYLAAMKEYSARPEFYYSDSDEGREQILKDYQKILDEIDQGLAASFNIRPKAGMEVVRIPEFKEKTSPGAYYQGPSMDGSRPGRFFANLYDIKATPKYSMRTLAYHEGIPGHHFQVAIAMELEGMPFLRRFAPFTAYTEGWALYAERLAYEQGFVKTPADNIGRLADELLRAVRLVVDTGIHAKRWTREQAIDYMASNTGRVHSDVVSEIERYIVMPGQATSYKVGMIKILELREKAKQALGDKFDIRDFHDAVLKNGPMPLDILEQVIDGYIDDARNYRLASQAEAVTL; translated from the coding sequence ATGATTAAGAAGACCTTAAAGTGGTTTGGACTAGGTACTGTTGGATTAACGGCTGTTGCAGCAAGTTTTGCTGCCCACGAGTGGTATGCCGAAAAGCCAGTATTTTTTAGGGCCTTCTTAGATCGCGAACTGGTTAAAATGGCTATTGAAAGTCCTGAAACCCTCACCTCATTGGGCGTACTGGAGTCTGTTGGTATTAACGGTCACAACGCTCATCTTGATGATGTTGACCCGCAAAAAGATGAAGAGCTGTTCGTAAAAGCCGCTAAGTTCAAGCGAACCTTGGTGCAATATGACGATAGTAGCCTAAACACCAATGAGCAATTCTCCAAGCAAATCGCCTTATATCTGCTTGATACTCTCGCAGCTTATGAGCCATATAAACACCATAATTACCCAGCTAATCAAATGTTTGGCGTGCAAAGCGGCTTCCCGAGTTTTATGCAGGCGCAACATGCGATTACCTCAGTGACCGACGCGAATAACTATCTGTCGCGTCTAGCTGAAGTTGAGCGCAAATTTGGTCAATATGTTCATGGCCTACAAATTAGAGAAAACAAAGGCATTATCCCGCCAAGGTTTGTTATCGACCGGGTACTAGATGAAATGATTGCCTTTGTTGATACCCCAGCGGATGAAAATATTCTTTATACCTCGTTTAAAGAAAAGCTCGACAAACTAAGCGAGATTGACCGCACTGAGTATCAAACGCTACTGGCAAAGGCGCAAATTGCGATTAATGAGTCGGTTTATCCTGCCTATGACTTGTTTATTACTTATTTCAGTGGTCTAAGAAACAAAGCAGGCGATGATCACGGCTACTGGCATTTACCCGATGGTGACAAAGCCTATGATGTGGCACTGCGATTTTTCACCACTACCGACTACAGCGCTGAACAAATTCACCAATTGGGTTTGCAGGAAGTGGCGCGTATTCATCAAGAAATGCTTAGTTTATTTGAACAAGAAGGTGTCGATACCAGTAACGGTTATTTGGCTGCAATGAAGGAATATTCTGCGCGCCCTGAGTTTTATTACAGCGACAGCGACGAAGGACGTGAGCAAATCCTTAAGGATTATCAAAAAATCTTAGATGAAATAGACCAGGGCTTAGCCGCAAGCTTTAACATTCGCCCTAAGGCTGGAATGGAAGTGGTTCGCATACCTGAGTTTAAAGAGAAAACCTCACCTGGTGCATATTATCAAGGCCCGTCAATGGATGGCTCTCGCCCTGGGCGCTTTTTCGCTAACCTTTACGATATAAAGGCTACGCCAAAATACAGTATGCGCACATTGGCTTACCATGAGGGCATACCTGGCCATCATTTTCAGGTCGCTATTGCGATGGAGCTGGAAGGCATGCCGTTTTTACGCCGCTTTGCACCATTTACGGCTTATACCGAAGGTTGGGCCTTGTATGCTGAGCGTCTTGCTTATGAGCAAGGGTTTGTCAAAACACCAGCGGATAATATAGGTCGCTTAGCTGATGAGCTTTTACGTGCAGTGCGCTTGGTGGTGGACACTGGTATACATGCTAAGCGTTGGACTCGTGAACAAGCCATTGACTATATGGCGAGTAACACAGGGCGGGTGCATAGTGACGTAGTTTCTGAAATTGAGCGTTATATTGTAATGCCGGGGCAGGCGACCTCATATAAAGTTGGCATGATCAAAATTTTGGAGTTACGAGAAAAAGCTAAGCAGGCTTTAGGTGACAAGTTTGATATTCGTGATTTTCATGACGCGGTGCTAAAAAATGGTCCTATGCCATTGGATATTCTAGAGCAGGTGATTGATGGCTATATTGATGATGCGCGCAATTACCGCCTAGCTTCTCAAGCAGAGGCTGTCACGCTCTAA
- a CDS encoding OsmC domain/YcaO domain-containing protein, giving the protein MEIKVNFLDNLRLEAKFDDFTVTADQPIRYKGDGSAPSPFDYFLASSALCAAYFIKVYCKARDISTDNIRLSQNNIVDPEDRYNQIFQIQVELPEDISEKDRQGILRSVERCTVKKVVQTGPEFKIETVESLDADANAMLMGQADGDSSTYILGKDLPLEKTIENMTGMLADLGMKIEVSSWRNIVPNVWSLHIRDSASPLCFTNGKGASKESALCSALGEFIERLNNNFFYNDWYLGTEIANSEFVHYPNEKWFELEQDDALPQGLLDEYTLEIYNPDDELCGSHLIDTNSGNVERGICAIPYTRHSDGETVYFPQNLIENLFLSNGMSAGNNIKEAQVQCLSEIFERAVKRQIIEQEIVLPDVPAEVLAKYPAIVAGIEGLEAQGFPIVVKDASLGGQFPVMCVTLMNPKTGGVFASFGAHPSFEVALERSLTELLQGRSFEGLNDVPKPTFNSLEVSEPENFVEHFIDSTGTISWRFFSAKHDYEFVEWDFSGTTDEEAECLFAIMAEIGKEVYSAEFTQLGASAVRMLVPDYSEVYGVDDLIWDNTNKALNYREDILNLHRLSDDELAELVERLEDSQLDNYTDIKTLIGIVFDENTVWGQLTIIELKILIYLALGALEEAQELVGDFLQFNDNTVERGLFYQAMNVVLEVAIDDELEIEDYLTSFTRMFGEQVIDAVIGSVNGDVRFHGLTETSMELEGIEPHLRLIESYKKLHQARKS; this is encoded by the coding sequence ATGGCTCTGCGCCTAGTCCGTTTGATTATTTCCTTGCTTCATCGGCATTGTGCGCGGCTTATTTTATTAAGGTGTATTGTAAGGCGCGTGATATTTCTACCGATAATATTCGCCTGTCGCAGAACAACATTGTTGACCCGGAAGACCGCTATAACCAAATCTTTCAAATCCAAGTAGAGCTGCCAGAAGACATTTCTGAAAAAGACCGTCAAGGCATTTTGCGCTCGGTTGAGCGTTGCACCGTTAAAAAGGTGGTGCAAACAGGCCCAGAGTTTAAGATTGAAACTGTTGAAAGCTTGGATGCTGACGCTAACGCCATGCTTATGGGACAAGCTGATGGCGACAGCAGTACTTATATTCTCGGTAAAGACCTACCGCTTGAGAAAACCATCGAGAACATGACTGGCATGCTTGCCGATTTGGGCATGAAGATTGAAGTATCTTCATGGCGCAATATTGTGCCAAACGTTTGGTCGCTGCATATTCGCGACTCAGCGTCGCCGCTGTGTTTTACCAATGGTAAAGGTGCAAGTAAAGAAAGTGCGCTGTGCTCTGCTCTAGGTGAGTTTATCGAGCGTTTAAATAACAACTTCTTCTATAACGATTGGTATCTGGGAACTGAAATTGCCAATAGTGAGTTTGTACACTATCCAAACGAGAAGTGGTTTGAGCTTGAGCAAGATGATGCTTTGCCTCAAGGTCTGCTAGATGAATACACGTTAGAAATTTATAACCCTGATGATGAGCTTTGTGGCTCGCACTTAATTGACACCAACTCGGGCAATGTTGAGCGCGGTATTTGTGCTATTCCTTATACTCGCCACAGCGACGGCGAGACGGTTTACTTCCCGCAAAATTTGATTGAAAACCTGTTTCTCAGTAACGGCATGAGTGCTGGTAATAATATTAAAGAAGCGCAAGTGCAGTGCTTGTCAGAGATTTTTGAGCGTGCGGTTAAGCGCCAAATCATTGAGCAAGAAATTGTGCTGCCAGATGTGCCTGCTGAGGTGCTAGCCAAGTATCCCGCTATTGTTGCAGGTATTGAAGGGCTTGAAGCGCAGGGATTCCCGATTGTGGTTAAAGACGCCTCTCTTGGCGGGCAGTTTCCTGTGATGTGTGTGACCTTGATGAACCCGAAAACAGGCGGAGTATTCGCTTCATTTGGTGCTCACCCAAGCTTTGAAGTTGCGCTTGAGCGCAGCTTAACCGAGCTGCTGCAAGGTCGCAGTTTTGAGGGATTAAATGATGTGCCTAAGCCAACATTTAATAGTCTGGAAGTGAGCGAGCCTGAGAACTTTGTTGAGCACTTTATTGATTCAACTGGCACCATTTCGTGGCGCTTCTTTAGCGCTAAGCACGACTATGAATTTGTTGAATGGGATTTCTCTGGCACCACAGATGAAGAAGCTGAGTGCTTATTTGCGATAATGGCTGAGATTGGCAAAGAGGTGTACAGCGCCGAGTTTACTCAGTTAGGTGCCAGTGCGGTGCGTATGCTAGTGCCTGATTACTCGGAAGTTTATGGCGTGGATGATCTTATTTGGGATAACACCAATAAGGCGTTGAATTATCGTGAAGATATTTTGAATCTGCACCGTTTGTCAGATGATGAACTTGCTGAATTGGTAGAGCGTTTAGAAGACTCACAGCTTGATAACTACACAGATATTAAAACTCTAATCGGCATCGTATTTGATGAAAATACCGTTTGGGGGCAGCTGACCATCATTGAACTTAAAATCTTGATTTACCTTGCGTTGGGTGCATTAGAAGAAGCGCAAGAGTTAGTTGGTGACTTCTTGCAGTTTAACGACAACACGGTTGAGCGTGGTCTATTTTATCAAGCGATGAATGTGGTGCTTGAGGTTGCCATTGACGATGAGTTGGAGATTGAAGATTACCTTACTAGCTTTACCCGCATGTTTGGTGAGCAAGTAATTGACGCTGTTATTGGCTCGGTTAACGGTGATGTACGTTTCCATGGGTTAACTGAAACCAGCATGGAGCTAGAAGGTATTGAGCCGCACTTACGCTTAATTGAAAGCTACAAGAAACTACACCAGGCTCGTAAGAGCTAA